The sequence GAACGAACTATCTGGAGAGTGAGATCGCAACGTCCCGGTCGCCCGGGACATTGCATGAAGAAGATGCACGCATGAAGAAGTTGCGATCACGGGTGACGACGGACGGGCTCGACCGGGCTCCGCACCGCGCTTTCATGCGCGCGATGGGCCTCGACGACACTGCAATTGCCAGGCCGATGGTCGGCGTCGTCAGCATGAAGGGCGAGCAGACGCCCTGCAACATGACTCACGATTTCCAGGTGGCCGCAGCCAAGACGGGAATCGAGGAGGCCGGCGGGACGCCGCGCGAATTCTCGACCGTGTCGGTCTCCGATGGCATCAGCATGAATCATGAGGGGATGAAGTTTTCCCTGTTTTCGCGCGAGCTGATTGCCGACTCGATCGAAGCGGTCGTCCATGGCCTCGCCTACGATGCGTTGATCGGATACGGCGGATGCGACAAGACGCTTCCCGGCGTGATCATGGGCATGGTTCGTTGTAATGTGCCGTCCATCTTCATCTATGGTGGCAGCTCGCTGCCGGGGCGCGTTGATGGACGGACTCTCACGGTGCTCGACTCCTACGAGGCTGTCGGTAGTTTCATGACCGGTGAGATCGACGCGGCCACGCTCGAGCGGATCGAGCGGGCTTGCCTGCCAACTATCGGTGCGTGCGCGGGCCAATTCACGGCGAACACCATGGGGATGGTGTCGGAGGCAATGGGCCTGACCATCCCCAACGTGTCGATGGTGCCTGGTATCTACGCCGAACGTGCGCAGATCTCGCGCCGCGCCGGACGCCTGATCATGGAGATGCTGGAGCGCGGCGGACCGCTCCCGCGCGACATCGTGACGCGGAAATCCCTTGAGAACGGCGCGGCGATCGTTGCAGCGACGGGCGGCTCGACCAACGCTGCGTTACATCTGCCCGCCATCGCCAACGAGGCCGGCATCGCATTCACGATCGATGATGTCGGCGAGGTTTTTGCCAGGACACCGTTGATCGGAAATCTGCGGCCAGGCGGCAAATACACGGCAAAGGATGTCTACGATATCGGCGGTGCTGCCGTGGTGATCCGCGAGTTGATCCAGAGTGGCCATGTCGATGGTAGCTGCCTGACCATCACAGGCCGAACGCTCGCGGAGGAATATGGCGCTGCCAATGCGCCTGATGGAGAAGTCGTTTACGCCTCGCGCACCCCGATCATGCCGGATGGCGGTGTGGCGGTGCTGAAGGGTAATCTCTGCCCGGACGGTGCGGTCATCAAGGTCGCAGGGCTGAAGAGCCAGTTCTTCGAGGGCGTTGCGCGCGTATTCGAAGACGAGGAAGCCTGTGTCAAAGCGGTTCGTGACCGCAGCTACAGGGCGGGCGAGGTTCTCGTTATCCGCAATGAAGGGCCTGTCGGTGGCCCCGGCATGCGCGAGATGCTCGGGGTCACTGCGTTGATCTACGGCCAAGGCATGGGCGAGAAGGTGGCCCTGATCACCGATGGCCGGTTCTCCGGTGCCACCCGCGGCATGTGCATCGGCTATGTCTCCCCCGAAGCGTTCGTGGGCGGTCCGCTGGCGCTCGTGCGGGGCGGTGACAAGATCCGGATTGACGCTGCAAACCGGCGGATGGATCTGTTGGTCGACGAGCAGGAACTCTCCGGACGCCGACGTGATTGGAAGCAACGTCCGCCGCGTCACCGTGCGGGTGCACTCGCAAAATATGCGCGGCTGGTCGGGCAGGCGCCAGGCGGGGCGGTTACGCATGAAGGCCCGGCAGAATGGCCCTGGTTCGAATGACGGGCCGCGTGGGCGACGGAAATGGCCGCAGTCTGGCAAGTTTCTTGCTAAGCTCGGGCCGCTGATGGAGGACATTCAGCAAACTGGTTGTGCGATGTTGCACGCGTGAGGTGAGAGCGGGATGAATGTCGTGCCTTCGAGATCGAGCGAATGGGTGAGACCGGTGACGTCACAAAAGCCGGCTTCTGCGATCATCGAGATCGAGAGCGTCTCACAGGTTTTCCAGACCTCGGCGCGCAAGGACCATTTGGCGCTGTCGGACATCTCACTGACGATCGACGAAGGAGCTTTCGTTTCCATTCTCGGACCGTCCGGCTGCGGCAAGTCGACACTGCTCTACATCGTCGGAGGCTTTGTCAGCCCAACCAGTGGCGCGGCGAAGATCAGGGGGCAGGCGATCACAGGACCCGGTCCGGATCGCGGACCGGTCTTTCAGGAGTTTGCGCTGTTTCCCTGGAAGACGGTGCTCGGCAATGTGATGTACGGGCCCCGCCAGCAGGGTGTGCGGGCCGCGGAAGCAGATGCGCAGAGCCGGGCGCTGATCGAGATGGTCGGCCTCAAGGGTTACGAGAACTTCTATCCCAAGGAGCTGTCGGGCGGCATGAAGCAGCGCGTCGCGCTCGCCCGGACACTCGCCTACCATCCCGAAGTCCTGTTGATGGACGAGCCATTTGGTGCCCTCGACGCTCATACCCGGACGCGTTTGCAGAACGACCTCCTGAACATCTGGGAGCGCGATCGCAAGACGGTGTTGTTTGTCACCCATTCGGTCGACGAAGCCGTCTTTCTGTCCGACAGGGTGGTGATGATGTCGAAGTCTCCCGGTCGCATCCGGCAGGTCATCGACATCGATCTGCCGCGACCGCGACGCCGTAACGAGCTGCTGCTCGACCCGCGCTACCAGAAATACGTCGTGGACATCGAGCGAATGTTCGATGAGAGCGACGGAGCCGCGGGACCCTCATGATGTCGCCGGCCGCCGTGCTCAAGCGTGCCGCCCCGGTGCTGGCCTGCATCGGGCTATTGGCAATATGGCAGGCCGCCGCGCTGGTGCTGAAGAACGACAGCTTTCCAACGGCGATCGAGGCGATCCGCGCGATCCCGGATATCCTTGGCGACAAGGAATCTCTGGTCAACATCCTGGCCTCGCTTCGTCGCATGGCGATGGGGTTCGGTGTCGCCGTGCTCTTTTCGATTCCACTTGGCTTGTTGATGGGGCGCAGCCGGGCCGTCGCAGCCTTTTTCAATCCGCTCCTGATGGTGATCTATCCGGTTCCGAAGGCAGCCTTGATGCCCATCATCATGCTGTGGCTGGGCGTCGGCGACGTCACAAAGACGCTGGTGATCTTTCTCGGCGTCAGCCTGCCTGTGATCTATCACAGCTTCGAGGGTGCCAAGGCGGTGGAAGAGAAGATGCTGTGGTCAGGCGCGGCGATGGGTCTCTCACCCCTGCAGCGCTTGGTCCGGATCGTGCTGCCTGCCGCACTGCCGGAGATCCTGACCGGATGCCGCACGGGATTGGTGCTGGCGCTGATCACGATGATCACTAGCGAGATGATCGCCCGTCAGTCGGGTGCCGGCAACATCCTGTTCAATGCGCTCGACATGGGGCAATACGACACCGTCTTCGCGATGATCATCATCGTGGGAGCAATGGGCATCTGCCTCGATGCGATCTTCGAGCGGATCCGCGCCAGGCTGGTACGCTGGTCCGAGCCTCAGTTCGACATGCCGCTGAGCTTCTCATGAGATCGCGCATTCTCCCCACAAACGTCATCTTCGGGCTCGCGCCGATCGTGCTGGTGATCGCGTTGTGGCAAGGTCTGGTGTCGTTCGGCTTCGCGCCTGCAGTCTTGCTGCCGCCGCCGGGTTATGTCTTCGGCCGGTTGCTCCAACAGCTCGTGACGTGGACGTTTCAGCAGGAGATCGCGGCGACCCTGATCCGGCTGTTTGCCGGCTTTGCGATCGCGGTTGTGCTCGGCGTCAGTATCGGCATCGCCGCTGCCGCCAGTCCGGCAATCAACGCCGTGGTTCGGCCGATCGTGCGGGTACTGGCGCCGTTGCCCAAGGTGGCGCTCTATCCTGCACTCCTGCTACTGCTCGGTTTCGGCCACGGATCGAAGATCACGTTGGTGACTGCGGACGCACTTTTCCCCATTCTTTTGTCTACCTATTACGGCGCGTCGACTGTCGAGCAGAAGCTGATCTGGTCGGCTATGGCGGCGGGGACGCCGCGCTACGAAATCCTGTTCAAGGTGGTATTGCCCGCGGCGATGCCGTCGATCCTGACCGGCTGCAGGATCGGCCTTGTCATTTCCTGCATCGTGGTGTTTCTGGCCGAGATGATCACGTCGACGGACGGGTTGGGCCATGCCCTCGTTACGGCGGCCCGGACGTTCCAGGCCGTCGACATGTTCGTGCCGTTGATCACGATCTCGCTGCTGGGGTTGATTTTGAACGCCCTGCTGGGCGCCTTGCGATCGTACCTCTTGCGGGGCTTTCCCGAAGCGTGATCTGACTGAACAAGAAACCACGATACCGGGAGTGAAGCATGTTGGCCGATCGCATCGAGGCAAAATGGATCGACGCATTTTGCGAGATTTTTGAGCGATGCGCCGTGAAGGCCGGTGATATCGCGGCGATCCTTTCGGAAACCCAGTCGCGCGCGTTGAATGTTCATCTGGCCGAGCTAGCGCTGCTGCGCATGGGCGCACGGCCGTTCCATGTGGTAATGCCGACGCCGCGCAACCGGAACATCGTTCCGGTCCGCTCGACCGGAGCGAGCGAGGCGATCCAAAAGCTTGGTCCGGTCATTACCGCACTTCAACAGGCCGGCTTTGTCGTGGATTGTACCATCGAAGGCCTGATGCACGCGGTGGAGACGCCTGAAATCCTCAGGGCCGGCGCGCGAATCCTAGTGATCTCCAACGAGCATCCCGAGGCGCTGGAACGGATGGTGCCTGACACGGCGCTCGAAAAGCGCGTGCGCGCCGCGGCGAAGATGCTGCGCGGAACCAAGCGCATGCGGGTCACCTCGAAGGCCGGTACGGCGCTCGACGTTGATATGGTTGGGGCTTCAACAGTCGGTGTGTGGGGCTGGACCGACAAGCCCGGCACGCTGGCCCATTGGCCCGGTGGCATCGTCGTCAGCTTTCCCAAGAGCGGGACGATCAACGGCACGCTGGTGATGGCACCTGGCGACATCAATCTGACCTTCAAGCGCTACCTGACCTCGCCGGTGAAGATGACGTTGAAGGACGACTATGTCGTCGAACTGGAAGGCGAGGGTACGGATGCCGCGATGATGCGCGCCTATCTCGCCGCCTGGGGCGACCGCGAGGCCTACGCCGTGTCGCATGTCGGCTTCGGCATGAATCCGGGCGCGCGTTACGAGGCGCTGTCGATGTATGACCAGCGCGACACCAACGGCACGGAGATCCGCGCCGTCTCCGGTAATTTCCTGTTCTCTACCGGCGCGAATGAATTCGCCGGCCGCTACACAGCGGGCCATTTCGATCTGCCGATGATGGGAACGACCATCGAGCTCGATGGCGTCGCGGTGGTCCGGGAAGGCGTGCTCCAGGACGTCTTCGGCTAGCCGCGATCAAGCACAGGCGGGCGAGCCAGGTCGAAATGCCGGAGCAGGTCCACCATGGCCTGAAGCCGCTTGACGCGATAGGCATCGACGTCCATGCCTGAATAATCGAGGAAGCCGGCGCCCGTGCGGAGACCGATCCGGCCCTCGTGCATGTTCTTTGAAATCACTTCCGGCGCGCGATAGCGATCGCTGCCGAGTGCGCCTTCGAGGTAACGGCTCGCGTAGTACAAAATGTCGCCGCCGCCCCAGTCGATGAATTCGAGCAGCCCGAGCACGGCGTAGCGGAAGCCGAAGCCGTAGCGGATCGCCTTGTCAATCTCTTCGGCGCTGGCGACACCTTCCTCGACCATGCGCGCGGCCTCGTTCATCGCCAGCGCCTGGATGCGCGGGACGATAAAGCCCGGCGTTGCCGCGCAGACCACCGGGACCTTGCCGATGCCCTCCAGCAGCTTCTTGACCTCATCAATGATCGCGGGATCGGTGGCTTTGCCGGGCGAAACCTCGACCAGCGGGATCAGATAGGCCGGGTTGAGCCAATGCACGTTGAGAAAGCGACGAGGGTTCACGATCGCGCCGGAGAGATCGTCGACGAGAATTGTGGACGTCGTCGATGCGATGATCGTGTCCGGACCGACTTGCGTCGAGGCTGATCCCAGCACCTCTCGCTTGAGCTCAACGATTTCTGGAACACCTTCGAAGACCATTCCGGCTTCGGTCAGCGCTGCGCCACTTTGGCTGGTCGGCACCACCGACACACGAGCGATGAGTGGATCGACATCTGCCTCGGTCAGCAAGCCCAGCTTCGAGAGGCTGGCAAAGGTCTTCCTGACTTCGCCGAGTGCGTCTGCTTCCAGTTTGGCAAAATCCTCTGCGGAGCGAGGCTTGACATCGATCATCGTGACCGTGTGGCCGGCATAGGCGAACGCGACGGCGATACCGCGCCCCATGCGGCCGGCCCCGAGACAGGCGATGTTGGCGCGACCGGTCATCGATCAGAATCCATTGCGAAGCAGCGTCTGCAATTCGGCCCTGCTGAAGCTACCAAGGCCAAGCGTATCCAGCGTTCGGCCGCCATGTGCAAAATCCTCGCCGCAGACCGCGCCACCGATGGCCAGGAAAGCCTTGGCCAACGGCGTGGCTACGCCCGCCAGACCGGCGACGGAGACAAGCAGCGACAGCCCAAGCCGCAGATCCTCACGCATGTAGCGGTGCTCGGTCAGCACGATGCGTTCGCGCCAGTCGCCGGAATCGGTCAGCCGGTCATGCGAGCCGCGGCCGTACATCCAGATCTCGCCTTCCCTAGCGTAGTGGTGGGCGAGCGGGAAATGCGGCGCGCCGTAGCCGAGCGCCTCGCGCACCGCGATGCGTTCGGCGTCGAGCGCGTCGGTCACCCGGCGGATCGCAACTTGCGTACCTTCCTTATGGATATCCCACCTCTCGAAGTGCTCGATCGGGCCCGCATTCATTATGATGAGCGGCGGGTGGATGATCGGCCCCGCGTTCATCAGTGCGCCTGACAACGCATCGCCGCATGGCTCGATCGCATCGGGGAAGGCGCGCCCGATCACTTCGAGCGCGTGCGGCGCCTGATCCAGCGGAAAGACGCCGACCGGCAGCCGCTTGGCGCGGATGGTGATTGCGACCTCGAATGGCCCGTGCTTGCGGGTGAGCCAGGGCAGTGTGCCGGTCTCCGCAAAGCTCGCAGAAGCCTGGTTGCCGGCCTCCCGCGCGGCCTGCGCGAAGATCATCGAGCCGAATGTTGCCGGCGGCAGAAACACGACCTGGCCGTCCCGCAAATGCGGGGCGAGCAGGCGGGCAATGTCAGGCTGCGCGAAGGCCGGGGCCGGGCAGAGGATCAGTTCAGCGCCACTGATGGCTTCGGCGATATCGGTCGTGACCATCGTCAGTTTCACGTCGTGGCGGCCGTTATGGTCCTTCACCACGATGCGCGAGCCGGCGTCACGATGTGCCGCCACCTGGTCTGCGTCACGGCGCCAAAGCCGGACCTGGTGCCCCGACAGCGCAAGATCGCCGGCGGCCGCGAAAGAGCCGTTTCCCCCACCCAGAACCGCAATCTTCAAGATGCTTCTCCTTGCGCGCGCGACTGCGCATCAAGCTGCTTGAGCAGGAAATGCTGGACCTTGCCCAGCGCCGTACGCGGCAGGTCGGTGACGAAGACGATGTCACGCGGAACCTTGTAACGCGCGAGCTGCGCCTGAACATGCACTCTCAGTTCGTCCGCTTCGAGCCGGCATCCGGACCGCCGGATGACATAAGCGATCGGCACCTCGTCCCAGCGCGGGTCTGGCCGGCCGATCACGGCGCATTCGCTGACATAGGGATGCTCGAGCAGAACGCGTTCGACCTCGGCCGGATAGATGTTCTCGCCGCCCGAAATGATCATGTTCTTCTTGCGGTCACGGACCCAGAAATAGCCCTCCGCGTCACACAGGCCGATATCGCCGGTGCGATACCAGCCGTCGTGTATCGCGTCTCGCGTGGCGTCCGCATTGCCCCAATACTCGAAGAACACGTTGGGGCCGCGCACCGCGATTTCGCCGGGCGTGCCGGCCGGCACTTCGGCGCCGGATTGGTCGATCACCTTTGCCTCGCAGCACAGGCCGGCAAGTCCAGTCGATCCCGCACGCGAGAGATCGCCGCCAAGCCGCGTGTAGACCGCGATGGGGCAGGTTTCCGTCGAGCCGTAGACCTGAAGGACCGGCACGCTGCGCTCAACAAAGCGGTCGATCAGGTGAGGCGGCA is a genomic window of Bradyrhizobium sp. CB1717 containing:
- the ilvD gene encoding dihydroxy-acid dehydratase encodes the protein MKKLRSRVTTDGLDRAPHRAFMRAMGLDDTAIARPMVGVVSMKGEQTPCNMTHDFQVAAAKTGIEEAGGTPREFSTVSVSDGISMNHEGMKFSLFSRELIADSIEAVVHGLAYDALIGYGGCDKTLPGVIMGMVRCNVPSIFIYGGSSLPGRVDGRTLTVLDSYEAVGSFMTGEIDAATLERIERACLPTIGACAGQFTANTMGMVSEAMGLTIPNVSMVPGIYAERAQISRRAGRLIMEMLERGGPLPRDIVTRKSLENGAAIVAATGGSTNAALHLPAIANEAGIAFTIDDVGEVFARTPLIGNLRPGGKYTAKDVYDIGGAAVVIRELIQSGHVDGSCLTITGRTLAEEYGAANAPDGEVVYASRTPIMPDGGVAVLKGNLCPDGAVIKVAGLKSQFFEGVARVFEDEEACVKAVRDRSYRAGEVLVIRNEGPVGGPGMREMLGVTALIYGQGMGEKVALITDGRFSGATRGMCIGYVSPEAFVGGPLALVRGGDKIRIDAANRRMDLLVDEQELSGRRRDWKQRPPRHRAGALAKYARLVGQAPGGAVTHEGPAEWPWFE
- a CDS encoding NAD/NADP-dependent octopine/nopaline dehydrogenase family protein → MKIAVLGGGNGSFAAAGDLALSGHQVRLWRRDADQVAAHRDAGSRIVVKDHNGRHDVKLTMVTTDIAEAISGAELILCPAPAFAQPDIARLLAPHLRDGQVVFLPPATFGSMIFAQAAREAGNQASASFAETGTLPWLTRKHGPFEVAITIRAKRLPVGVFPLDQAPHALEVIGRAFPDAIEPCGDALSGALMNAGPIIHPPLIIMNAGPIEHFERWDIHKEGTQVAIRRVTDALDAERIAVREALGYGAPHFPLAHHYAREGEIWMYGRGSHDRLTDSGDWRERIVLTEHRYMREDLRLGLSLLVSVAGLAGVATPLAKAFLAIGGAVCGEDFAHGGRTLDTLGLGSFSRAELQTLLRNGF
- a CDS encoding ABC transporter permease subunit yields the protein MRSRILPTNVIFGLAPIVLVIALWQGLVSFGFAPAVLLPPPGYVFGRLLQQLVTWTFQQEIAATLIRLFAGFAIAVVLGVSIGIAAAASPAINAVVRPIVRVLAPLPKVALYPALLLLLGFGHGSKITLVTADALFPILLSTYYGASTVEQKLIWSAMAAGTPRYEILFKVVLPAAMPSILTGCRIGLVISCIVVFLAEMITSTDGLGHALVTAARTFQAVDMFVPLITISLLGLILNALLGALRSYLLRGFPEA
- a CDS encoding ABC transporter ATP-binding protein, which codes for MNVVPSRSSEWVRPVTSQKPASAIIEIESVSQVFQTSARKDHLALSDISLTIDEGAFVSILGPSGCGKSTLLYIVGGFVSPTSGAAKIRGQAITGPGPDRGPVFQEFALFPWKTVLGNVMYGPRQQGVRAAEADAQSRALIEMVGLKGYENFYPKELSGGMKQRVALARTLAYHPEVLLMDEPFGALDAHTRTRLQNDLLNIWERDRKTVLFVTHSVDEAVFLSDRVVMMSKSPGRIRQVIDIDLPRPRRRNELLLDPRYQKYVVDIERMFDESDGAAGPS
- a CDS encoding ABC transporter permease; the encoded protein is MMSPAAVLKRAAPVLACIGLLAIWQAAALVLKNDSFPTAIEAIRAIPDILGDKESLVNILASLRRMAMGFGVAVLFSIPLGLLMGRSRAVAAFFNPLLMVIYPVPKAALMPIIMLWLGVGDVTKTLVIFLGVSLPVIYHSFEGAKAVEEKMLWSGAAMGLSPLQRLVRIVLPAALPEILTGCRTGLVLALITMITSEMIARQSGAGNILFNALDMGQYDTVFAMIIIVGAMGICLDAIFERIRARLVRWSEPQFDMPLSFS
- a CDS encoding peptidase M29 codes for the protein MLADRIEAKWIDAFCEIFERCAVKAGDIAAILSETQSRALNVHLAELALLRMGARPFHVVMPTPRNRNIVPVRSTGASEAIQKLGPVITALQQAGFVVDCTIEGLMHAVETPEILRAGARILVISNEHPEALERMVPDTALEKRVRAAAKMLRGTKRMRVTSKAGTALDVDMVGASTVGVWGWTDKPGTLAHWPGGIVVSFPKSGTINGTLVMAPGDINLTFKRYLTSPVKMTLKDDYVVELEGEGTDAAMMRAYLAAWGDREAYAVSHVGFGMNPGARYEALSMYDQRDTNGTEIRAVSGNFLFSTGANEFAGRYTAGHFDLPMMGTTIELDGVAVVREGVLQDVFG
- a CDS encoding 3-hydroxybutyryl-CoA dehydrogenase; amino-acid sequence: MTGRANIACLGAGRMGRGIAVAFAYAGHTVTMIDVKPRSAEDFAKLEADALGEVRKTFASLSKLGLLTEADVDPLIARVSVVPTSQSGAALTEAGMVFEGVPEIVELKREVLGSASTQVGPDTIIASTTSTILVDDLSGAIVNPRRFLNVHWLNPAYLIPLVEVSPGKATDPAIIDEVKKLLEGIGKVPVVCAATPGFIVPRIQALAMNEAARMVEEGVASAEEIDKAIRYGFGFRYAVLGLLEFIDWGGGDILYYASRYLEGALGSDRYRAPEVISKNMHEGRIGLRTGAGFLDYSGMDVDAYRVKRLQAMVDLLRHFDLARPPVLDRG